One stretch of Miscanthus floridulus cultivar M001 chromosome 18, ASM1932011v1, whole genome shotgun sequence DNA includes these proteins:
- the LOC136522790 gene encoding receptor kinase-like protein Xa21 — MNSLEGNIPSELSSCSQLQILGLWNNSLHGEIPPSLSQCIHLEEINLSNNNLEGSIPSPFGTLPELRILNLASNKLSGAIPPSLGSSLSLTYVDLGTNALTGGIPESLASSSSLQVLRLMRNSLGGELPEALFNSSSLIAICLQENKFVGPIPPVTAISPPVKHLHLGGNSLSGKIPASLGNLSSLLDLRLTWNTLVGSIPESIGYLPTLSLLNLNLNNLSGPVPPSLFNMSSLRALAMGNNSFSGRLPPHIGYTLPKIQILILSSNKFDSLIPASLLNAYQMQWLYLGQNSLTGPVPFFGSLPNLEELQLSYNMLDLGDWGFISSLSNCSRLTRLYLAGNNFQGEMPSSISNLSSSLEILWLRDNKISGPIPPELGNLKNLNTLYIDYNRFTGSIPATIGNLKKLVVLAAAQNRLSGTIPDAIGNLVQLTDLKLDANNLSGRIPASIGRCTQLQILNLAHNTLDGGIPRSILKISSLSLEFDLSYNYLAGDIPEEIGNLINLNKLSISNNMLSGNIPSTLGQCVLLEYLKMQNNFFTGSIPQSFAQLVGIKELDVSRNNLSGKIPEFLTSLNYLHFLNLSFNNFDGVVPKGGVFGHTSAVSMEGNDHLCTSVPTRGVTLCSARGHRTSRHYNLVLIAKIVTPIVIIILLCLAAFFWRKRMQAKLHLQQSNKNMKNITYEEILKATNMFSPTNLIGSGSFGKVYKGNMKLHKDQVAIKTFNLNIYGAHRSFLAECEALRNVRHRNIAKVIAVCSSVNPTGADFKAIVFPYMLNGNLDMWLNQKTHQNNQREILSLSRISISLDVAYAMDYLHNQCALPIIHCDLKPSNILLDLDMVAYVSDFGLARFQCNRPSAHEDNPTSFAGLKGSIGYIPPEYGMSEGISTKGDVYSFGVLLLEMMTGCRPTDEKFSNGTTLHEFVDRAFQNNINEVVDPVMTQDNINKTEVLHDCIIPLIKIGLSCSMTSPKDRPGMDKVSTEILTIKNRFSSIHNQSNN, encoded by the exons ATGAACTCTCTAGAAGGTAACATCCCTTCTGAGCTCTCTTCATGTTCCCAACTTCAAATCCTTGGATTGTGGAACAATTCTCTTCATGGTGAGATACCACCTTCCCTAAGCCAGTGTATCCATCTTGAGGAGATCAACCTTAGCAACAACAATCTAGAAGGAAGCATCCCCTCTCCTTTTGGGACTCTTCCAGAGCTGCGAATACTAAATCTCGCTAGCAACAAGCTTAGTGGTGCCATACCGCCCTCTTTGGGGAGCAGCCTTTCTCTCACATACGTTGACCTTGGGACAAATGCTCTTACCGGAGGGATTCCGGAGTCCTTGGCCAGCAGCTCCTCTCTCCAAGTGCTTAGGCTCATGAGAAACAGTCTTGGTGGAGAACTACCAGAGGCTCTCTTCAACAGTTCATCGCTTATTGCCATTTGCCTCCAAGAAAACAAATTTGTTGGTCCTATACCACCTGTTACTGCCATCTCTCCACCAGTAAAACATCTTCATTTGGGAGGGAACTCTCTCTCAGGAAAGATACCAGCCTCATTAGGGAATCTTTCTTCCCTGCTTGACCTTCGTCTTACATGGAACACTTTAGTTGGGAGCATCCCAGAGAGCATAGGCTATTTGCCAACACTAAGTTTACTGAACCTGAATTTAAACAACTTGTCTGGGCCAGTACCACCCTCTCTATTCAACATGTCCTCCTTAAGAGCTCTTGCTATGGGAAACAATTCGTTCAGTGGAAGATTGCCGCCGCACATCGGCTACACACTTCCAAAAATTCAGATACTGATCCTCTCATCGAACAAGTTTGATAGTCTAATTCCAGCTTCTCTTCTCAATGCTTACCAAATGCAGTGGCTTTACCTTGGACAAAACAGCCTAACTGGGCCTGTGCCATTCTTCGGATCACTGCCAAACTTGGAAGAACTTCAACTGTCATATAACATGCTAGACCTAGGAGACTGGGGCTTTATCTCTTCACTGTCAAATTGTTCCAGACTGACTAGACTCTATCTGGCTGGGAACAATTTCCAAGGGGAAATGCCAAGTTCTATCAGCAATCTTTCTAGTAGCCTCGAAATATTGTGGCTAAGGGACAATAAAATTAGTGGGCCCATACCACCAGAGCTTGGAAATCTCAAGAACCTGAACACATTGTACATTGATTACAATCGTTTCACTGGTAGTATACCAGCAACAATTGGGAATCTGAAAAAATTAGTAGTTCTAGCCGCTGCACAAAACAGACTCTCAGGCACCATCCCTGATGCAATTGGCAACCTTGTTCAGCTGACTGATTTGAAATTGGATGCCAACAACTTGAGTGGCAGGATACCTGCAAGTATAGGACGTTGTACTCAGCTCCAAATACTCAATCTTGCTCATAACACACTTGATGGTGGTATACCAAGATCAATCCTCAAAATATCTTCTCTTTCTCTAGAATTTGACTTGTCATACAACTACTTGGCTGGGGATATACCAGAGGAAATTGGCAATCTCATTAATTTGAATAAACTTAGCATCTCAAACAACATGTTGTCCGGCAACATCCCATCCACTCTTGGCCAGTGTGTGCTTCTGGAGTATCTTAAGATGCAAAACAATTTCTTTACAGGAAGCATTCCACAATCTTTTGCACAACTGGTCGGAATCAAAGAGTTGGATGTTTCCAGGAACAATTTGTCTGGGAAAATCCCAGAGTTCCTCACGTCCCTGAATTATCTGCATTTTCTCAATTTATCCTTCAACAATTTTGATGGAGTAGTTCCAAAAGGCGGCGTTTTTGGCCATACTAGTGCAGTGTCAATGGAAGGAAATGATCACTTGTGCACTAGTGTTCCAACGAGAGGTGTCACTCTTTGTTCAGCGAGGGGTCACAGAACAAGCAGGCACTACAACTTGGTTCTAATTGCAAAGATAGTAACACCAATTGTTATAATCATATTGCTTTGTCTTGCGGCATTTTTCTGGAGGAAGAGAATGCAGGCAAAACTGCATCTGCAACAATCCAAtaagaacatgaagaacattacatACGAAGAAATCTTGAAGGCAACAAATATGTTCTCTCCTACTAACTTAATTGGCTCAGGTTCATTTGGAAAGGTTTATAAGGGTAACATGAAGCTTCACAAAGATCAAGTGGCCATCAAGACTTTTAATCTCAATATATATGGAGCACATAGGAGCTTCCTTGCAGAATGCGAAGCCCTCAGAAATGTCCGACATCGAAATATTGCAAAAGTAATTGCTGTATGCTCTTCAGTGAATCCTACTGGGGCCGACTTCAAGGCCATAGTTTTCCCATATATGCTGAATGGGAACCTAGATATGTGGCTGAACCAGAAAACCCATCAAAATAATCAAAGAGAGATTCTGAGTTTAAGTCGAATCAGTATATCATTGGATGTAGCATATGCTATGGACTATCTTCATAACCAATGTGCATTGCCAATAATACACTGCGACCTGAAGCCAAGCAATATTCTTTTGGACCTTGACATGGTAGCATATGTCAGCGACTTTGGCCTAGCAAGGTTTCAATGTAATAGACCAAGTGCACATGAAGACAATCCAACAAGTTTTGCTGGCCTAAAAGGATCCATCGGGTATATTCCACCAG AGTATGGCATGAGTGAGGGCATATCAACCAAGGGTGATGTTTATAGTTTCGGAGTGCTCTTGTTGGAAATGATGACAGGTTGTCGTCCCACTGATGAAAAATTCAGTAATGGTACAACCCTCCATGAGTTTGTTGATAgagcatttcaaaataatatAAACGAGGTTGTTGATCCAGTTATGACACAAGACAACATCAACAAAACGGAAGTGCTACATGACTGCATAATTCCCTTGATTAAAATAGGATTGTCCTGCTCCATGACATCCCCTAAAGACCGACCAGGGATGGACAAAGTTTCTACCGAGATCCTTACAATCAAGAATAGGTTCTCAAGCATACATAATCAATCGAATAATTGA
- the LOC136520677 gene encoding uncharacterized protein has translation MARPPPQTLLLLFLLLGSLAPAVTAVAFSGLDAFLASAAARDPSAGNDTFAALPASLRRALSARTSLLPSFLLNLSATVPVHVRLAGSSFPASSGRSLPSLVNAAVSSAHFLSSRRPHRLAVSHTLHLDVTGPVAASKLASSAGAAVRAHLDKSPAPFHNNALSGVPYSLVDDLVAEDYRALAGSGPAEAVYIYLLDLGKQPRQYAYTAASSGTDASSPGYSRCLGPVWAGKDRYIWIDLGAGPVNYGPALSGDGVLPRGEFHPLATLHGRPKSEKALLADLASLVLSAYKSLLVPSLRIPVHYENSLLIRFIHIHGDRKEEDVLDFRVIEQSIRDGDLPYGGQSLKFDTHTVKYSECPICSFAIARSTNSFTSRFLFENYTLIVNEYLDSKRLRQVLSDSADEIHRLAGVHENYEHDKVVPVFVFDLDYDKLLPLDRYHQAVAFGDMVVAVRTRSSQTVSDYTCNGRHVLTMTRNLERPIIGSVLQSMWGVSPTHLSWSPEHNATVVDYTWSTGHTPFGPFSETKSLSFVQKDAARRNVLLTTLNYTITSTIDILESMAAHGGEKILVRKKRRVKFIQRWNLLTYKLEKVVSAMSRLDYDKAMYFLRSSDHDLYEIHSLVYQASQELEASLVCFKDPPFPWVSISMSGVFVFGFFYVYSKRDKLFRSKRKQF, from the coding sequence ATGGCTCGTCCCCCACCCCAAACCCtacttctcctcttcctcctcctcggctCGCTCGCCCCCGCTGTCACCGCGGTGGCGTTCTCGGGCCTCGACGCCTTCCTCGCGTCGGCAGCCGCGCGCGACCCGTCCGCCGGCAACGACACCTTCGCCGCCCTCCCGGCCTCCCTCCGGCGCGCGCTCTCCGCCCGGACCTCCCTCCTCCCTTCGTTCCTTCTCAACCTCTCTGCCACCGTCCCCGTCCACGTCCGCCTCGCCGGCTCCTCCTTCCCGGCCTCCTCCGGGCGGTCCCTCCCTTCTCTCGTCAACGCCGCCGTCTCCTCAGCCCACTTCCTCTCCAGCCGCCGCCCACACCGTCTCGCGGTCTCCCACACCCTCCACCTTGACGTCACCGGCCCCGTCGCGGCGTCCAAGCTCGCCTCTAGCGCTGGCGCCGCCGTCCGCGCGCATCTCGACAAGTCCCCCGCGCCGTTCCACAATAACGCGCTCTCCGGCGTTCCCTACTCGCTTGTCGACGATCTCGTCGCCGAGGACTACCGCGCGCTCGCCGGCTCCGGCCCAGCTGAGGCCGTCTACATCTACTTGCTCGACCTTGGCAAGCAGCCGCGCCAGTATGCCTACACCGCGGCCTCCTCCGGCACTGACGCCTCCTCGCCTGGGTACTCCCGCTGCCTCGGCCCCGTCTGGGCTGGTAAGGATCGGTACATTTGGATCGACCTCGGTGCTGGTCCGGTGAACTACGGTCCGGCGCTCTCTGGCGATGGCGTGCTCCCCCGTGGTGAGTTCCACCCTCTTGCCACCCTTCACGGCAGGCCCAAGTCGGAGAAAGCTCTCCTCGCTGATCTTGCCTCGCTGGTTCTCAGTGCTTACAAGTCTTTGCTAGTGCCTTCGCTCAGAATTCCAGTGCATTATGAGAACTCATTGCTTATTCGGTTCATTCACATCCATGGGGACCGGAAGGAAGAAGATGTGCTTGATTTCCGCGTGATTGAACAGTCAATTCGTGATGGGGATCTACCTTATGGTGGGCAGAGCTTGAAGTTTGATACGCATACGGTCAAGTACTCTGAATGCCCAATTTGCTCATTCGCAATTGCCCGGTCAACAAACTCGTTTACATCGAGGTTCCTGTTTGAGAACTACACATTGATAGTGAATGAATACTTGGACTCCAAGAGGTTGAGGCAGGTGCTGTCAGACTCGGCGGATGAGATACATCGTCTGGCTGGGGTCCACGAAAATTATGAACATGACAAGGTGGTGCCGGTTTTTGTTTTCGATTTGGATTATGATAAACTTTTGCCACTGGATAGGTACCACCAGGCAGTGGCATTTGGGGATATGGTGGTTGCTGTGAGGACGAGGAGCTCACAAACAGTAAGTGACTACACCTGTAATGGTCGACATGTGCTTACAATGACTAGAAATCTTGAGCGCCCAATCATCGGCTCAGTTCTGCAGAGCATGTGGGGGGTTTCACCCACGCATCTGTCATGGAGCCCTGAGCATAACGCCACGGTTGTTGATTACACTTGGAGCACTGGACATACACCATTTGGTCCTTTTTCAGAGACCAAATCACTGTCTTTTGTGCAGAAAGATGCAGCTCGTAGGAATGTTCTTCTCACAACCCTGAACTACACAATCACCAGCACAATAGATATTTTGGAGTCAATGGCGGCACATGGTGGGGAGAAAATACTTGTTAGAAAGAAAAGGCGTGTTAAATTCATTCAGAGGTGGAATCTGCTCACGTATAAACTGGagaaggtggtctcagccatgtCACGCTTGGACTATGACAAAGCAATGTACTTTTTGAGGTCTTCAGACCATGATCTGTATGAAATTCACTCATTGGTGTATCAGGCATCACAGGAGCTGGAGGCTTCACTGGTTTGCTTCAAAGATCCACCATTCCCATGGGTCTCTATTTCCATGTCTGGAGTGTTTGTTTTTGGTTTCTTTTATGTGTACTCCAAAAGAGACAAGTTGTTTAGGAGCAAAAGGAAACAGTTTTGA
- the LOC136524238 gene encoding uncharacterized protein, producing the protein MCRRREEVLDHLPRGVPTYSRPSDASASPTPVPPLQISLAPLAWRIGGGATGAAGQQRGRPSSRLLGCRGPRHGFPTTGGLDASGRPGGGLGRGRPVGDHHGPSTSRPPPRIPWRRERARGQCPPSATTSAVLGVPSDIVAFDVGISMLAAHPGNALRLVLNTLCSSSGAGGLLQLARSAIHFGDGGGLAILLTSQKRQRSLDKLDDPSAPNTRDLKRQEKDSGREAGID; encoded by the exons ATGTGCCGACGGCGGGAGGAGGTCCTTGATCATCTTCCGCGCGGCGTGCCT ACCTACTCCCGCCCCAGCGATGCCTCCGCCTCCCCCACGCCAGTTCCTCCTCTTCAGATCTCTCTTGCTCCTCTCGCATGGCGCATCggcggaggagccaccggcgcaGCGGGGCAGCAGCGCGGGCGGCCCTCATCGCGGCTTCTCGGGTGCAGGGGTCCCCGGCACGGCTTTCCGACCACGGGTGGCCTTGACGCGAGCGGCCGTCCCGGTGGCGGGCTCGGCCGTGGACGTCCCGTCGGCGACCACCACGGCCCCAGCACGAGCAGGCCTCCGCCGCGGATTCCCTGGCGACGAGAGCGGGCGCGGGGCCAGTGCCCTCCGTCGGCGACCACATCAGCCGTTCTCGGCGTTCCTTCGGACATTGTCGCCTTCGATGTTGGAATATCGATGCTGGCCGCCCACCCTGG CAATGCCTTGCGTCTCGTGCTAAACACGTTGTGCTCCTCCTCAGGTGCAGGTGGACTTCTGCAGCTGGCCCGTTCTGCTATTCACTTTGGAGATGGAGGTGGGCTTGCAATTTTATTG ACCTCACAGAAGAGGCAACGTAGTTTGGACAAACTGGATGATCCTTCTGC ACCGAACACCAGAGATCTTAAACGACAGGAAAAGGACAGCGGACGCGAAGCCGGCATAGATTAG
- the LOC136521305 gene encoding pectate lyase-like: protein MEEGFRWSRPGSFVLYFVFFMSAAVSSEANIGDFDDYWRQRKLMADAAAETTYKHDPLEVTNQLNRAVHRSVEKEDMSTRREMMGQKKGKLNGPCTATNPIDRCWRCRQDWATDRKRLARCAKGFGRNTTGGLAGKFYVVTDGTDDDVVNPRPGTLRWAVIQIEPLWITFAKTMIITLKEELIIRGDKTIDGRGAQVRIANGAQLTVQFSNNVIIHNIHINDVMSSNKNGGNIRDSPDHFGWRTVSDGDGITVFGSTNVWLDHLSLSNCQDGLIDVIAKSTGVTISNCHMTNHNDVMLFSSSDKHPEDQIMQITVAFNHFGRGLVQRMPRCRWGFFHVVNNDYTHWLMYAIGGSKAPTIISQGNRYIAPPNLAAKLVTKHHDAPESEWKNWVWHSENDLFMEGANFTVSGGQINRQFHKKDLIKPKPGSYVTRLTRYAGSLACRPGKPC from the exons ATGGAGGAGGGGTTCCGATGGAGCAGACCGGGCTCTTTCGTCCTGTACTTCGTGTTCTTCATGTCCGCGGCCGTGTCGTCGGAGGCCAACATCGGCGACTTCGACGACTACTGGCGGCAGCGCAAGCTCATGGCCGATGCCGCGGCGGAGACCACGTACAAGCATGACCCGCTCGAGGTCACCAACCAACTCAACCGCGCAGTCCACAG ATCCGTGGAGAAGGAGGACATGAGCACGAGGCGGGAGATGATGGGGCAGAAGAAGGGTAAGCTCAACGGGCCGTGCACGGCGACGAACCCGATCGACCGGTGCTGGCGGTGCCGGCAGGACTGGGCGACGGACCGGAAGCGGCTGGCGCGGTGCGCCAAGGGGTTCGGGCGCAACACCACAGGCGGGCTGGCCGGCAAGTTCTACGTGGTGACGGACGGCACCGACGACGACGTGGTGAACCCGCGGCCCGGCACGCTCCGTTGGGCCGTCATCCAGATCGAGCCGCTGTGGATCACCTTCGCCAAGACGATGATCATCACgctcaaggaggagctcatcatcCGCGGCGACAAGACCATCGACGGCCGCGGCGCGCAGGTGCGCATCGCCAACGGCGCGCAGTTGACGGTGCAGTTCTCCAACAACGTCATCATCCACAACATCCACATCAACGACGTCATGTCCTCCAACAAGAACGGCGGCAACATCAGGGACTCGCCGGACCACTTCGGCTGGCGCACCGTCTCCGACGGCGACGGCATCACCGTCTTCGGGTCCACCAACGTGTGGCTGGACCACCTCTCCCTGTCCAACTGCCAGGACGGGCTCATCGACGTCATCGCCAAGTCCACGGGCGTCACCATCTCCAACTGCCACATGACCAACCACAACGACGTCATGCTCTTCAGCTCCAGCGACAAGCATCCCGAGGACCAGATCATGCAGATCACCGTCGCCTTCAACCACTTCGGCAGAGGCCTCGTGCAGAGAATGCCAAGGTGCCGTTGGGGATTCTTCCACGTGGTGAACAACGACTACACGCACTGGCTCATGTACGCCATCGGCGGCAGCAAGGCCCCGACCATCATCAGCCAGGGCAACCGCTACATCGCGCCGCCGAACCTTGCGGCGAAGCTGGTCACCAAGCACCATGACGCGCCGGAGTCGGAGTGGAAGAACTGGGTGTGGCACTCGGAGAACGACCTCTTCATGGAGGGCGCCAACTTCACCGTCAGCGGCGGCCAGATCAACAGGCAGTTCCACAAGAAGGACCTCATCAAGCCCAAGCCCGGGTCCTACGTCACCAGGCTCACGCGATACGCCGGCTCCCTCGCCTGCAGGCCCGGCAAGCCCTGCTAG
- the LOC136524239 gene encoding uncharacterized protein, which produces MPGLSIASTPMREVWRPTLQRVAASEGDSRVAAAKPSLPGMVSPKAATDNVIAAVTLLAAIPVPMVEATSEVTLTAPPSLVVVEETRGGELPTSPGGGLHDLSLPSEPKALEGSVARTELGHPAASHASEVVEIPSDDEADTVAEPPVSPWELAVVRSEAVPFGGSSEGDLEWCCPEDPSKAWFVLWDSWERQLWDIFGGQGHVAVSELTKVSVKLENAWKQAQFARQLVEVDLQLATEEIRKVSSRKSYFLRAKHARMAELERQVESACRESQVRAAEAAEAATARAEGQRAAERVTAAEQGLKAEKVHHEETEAGLWTSLANTEAALQEALAALEPERAALESAQKALEAEQRARSEADREVLAL; this is translated from the exons atgccggggttgagcatcgcctcgACCCCCATgcgggaggtttggaggcccactctaCAGCGTGTTGCGGCGAGCGAAGGGGACAGCAGGGTGGCGGCGGCGAAGCCTTCCCTCCCGGGGATGGTGTCCCCCAAGGCGGCTACTGATAACGTGATAGCGGCGGTGACGttgttggcggcgatcccggtgCCGATGGTGGAGGCTACGTCGGAGGTAACCCTCACAGCCCCTCCTTCGCTGGTCGTGGTGGAGGAGACGAGGGGGGGCGAGCTCCCTACCtcaccgggtggagggctgcatgaCCTATCCTTGCCGTCGGAGCCGAAGGCGCTGGAGGGAAGCGTGGCCAGGACGGAGTTGGGACACCCGGCGGCGTCCCATGCgagcgaggtggtggagatcccgtctGACGACGAGGCGGATACCGTGGCGGAACCGCCGGTGTCGccgtgggagctggcggtggtccggtcaGAGGCTGTGCCCTTCGGTGGTtcatcggagggtgacctagagtggtgCTGCCCTGAGGACCCATCGAAGGCATGGTTCGTCCTCTGGGATTCCTGGgagcgtcagctctgggacatttttggggggcaagggcatgtcgCGGTGTCCGAACTCACCAAGGTGTCCGTAAAGCTTGAGAACGCCTggaagcaggctcagtttgcTCGGCAGCTGGTTGAGGTTGACCTGCAGCTTGccacggag GAAATACGGAaggtgtcgtcccgcaagtcttacttcctccGAGCGAAACACgcccggatggccgagcttgagcgccAGGTGGAGTCCGCTTGCCGCGAGTCCCAGGTCCGTGCGGCCGAGGcggccgaggcggccacggcgcgggcggaggggcagcgtgcggcAGAGCGGGTGACtgccgccgagcaagggctcaaggCGGAAAAGGTCCATCATGAGGAGACTGAGGCAGGGCTGTGGACGTCCCTAGCGAACACCGAGGCagcgcttcaagaggccttggcagcCCTTGAGCCGGAGCGGGCCGCCCTGGAGTCGGcacagaaggccctggaggcggAGCAGAGGGCCCGGTCGGAAGCGGATCGGGAGGTGCTCGCGCTCTag